TACAAGAAAAGAGAGACAATGGCAGATACAACCCCAGATTCATTTGGATTCCTTTAAAAGGACCATAATCCGAGCACGCTCACAAGGAAAAATCAAGCGCATACAATAAAGAaccattttgttctttttttgagcATCAATACATACAGAACTACATGTCGTCCATATCTCAGTCTCAAATATACACGAACACACATCTTCTGAAGTTCTACTAGGAGGCAAGTACATGTACATATAACTATGATAAGTGAGCATAGACAATCCTAGAAAACTAGAAAACACCAGGCAAAACTCAATGCTAGTCATCCGCTTCAGTAGATAGCATCCAGGAGAGGTACTCAGGCCCCTGACGCAAAATTGAATCTGACTCATTGGGCGGAACAACCCTCTTCCGCGTAAGAGATTCTATAGGCGGAACCTTCCTTTTTTGCCCGCCCCTCGGCCTAGACCGGAACAGTTCATCCGACTCCTCAAAATCCCCCTGAAACCACACCATACAACGGAATATCAAATCCCACTCTAAATGACATGAACAGAGAAATAAGGGGGAATTCCAAATCGATGCGCAGGTTCCTTCAGATTGGAGAAAGAAGCTTACATGTGTATAAACATGGCACCCAGATTTCTCATGGTTATCTCTGACATGCTTAAAAGGGAATCTCATACCACACCCAGGAATGGTGCAAGCAAAAGGCCTGAGGGCAAGGTGCACAGCTTTCACATGCTGTTGGAGATTCGATCTCTGAAAACAAAATACCGACAGAATGAAAATCCACTGTAGGAAAATTGGAGAATATTTTAGTTTACAGATCCCTTCATGAAACAAATGAATCGATTCAATCATTGAATATCATATCACATATATGCATTTATCAGTGACATCATGTATTGGTCTCGAATCATTTGTCTACTATTTGACCAAATTAGAAGTAGAGAAAATAGAGAGGATATGTTTGCAGCAACTTACAGATGAAAATGTGTGCAAACAACCCTTGAAATCACATTTGATTCTATCTGAACTTCCTACTGGTTCATGAATACGAAGGTGCCGCTTGATGTTCTTCTTTAGTTGCTTGGTCCCACATATCTCACAAGTAATATGCTGGTGGCAGGACTGAAGATGGGCCCTAAGGCATTGCTCATTACTGAATGATTTCAAACAGCCTGGTTCTGTACAAAATGCCTCCACAGAATCCAACTTAACTGCAATAAAAAGGTCAACATCAGAACTCCACAGAAGCCAAGTTCAACAAGGGAGAATAGCAATAAACATACAAAGACCGAGTCACCAAAAAAtaactctaaaaaataaataacagcGTTAAAAACAACAGTACCTCTATACAGCAATAACTGTAAATCTTTACCacatttaaataaataaacaagagCACATGCAGTGTCAACAAACACAAACTGAATTTGGAAGATAATTCATGAGAAAAACAACTTGCCATGAGAAGCTTCATGCTTTTGCAACCTTGATGGATATTTAAACACTTTTCCACAACCAGGTTCTGGGCAGACACACTGCTTCCGAGTACCATCATCACCGCTGGAACTAGATTCTTCATCATGAATTTCCTTCACATGTCTGCTAACATTGCCTTTAACGGAAAATCTACTCCTACAGTTCTTGATGGGGCATTCAAAAAGTTTCCCTTGATGCTGAAGAAGATGACGTGTCAAATGGTCTTTCCTTCTATAGCTGGAATGACAGTCATCTACTGGACAAGCAAACGGCCTCTGTACCACAGTTCACACCCTTTAAGCAATTGATTTGGCTAAACTTCATGGATATAGCAACACAATACCGTCcgacaaataaaaaattctcaaaCCTCAAAAAGGAACAAGGCGTGATTGAGGCTCACTTGATGGAGCTTCACAGGAGGTCCCCCTGCCTGGTACTAATCCATTCAAGGTAGATATGGCTGCCTCTAGCATTTTGGAGTTCTTCATGTGGGATCCAATGCTTCACGCGATAACAACAATGTGATTTTATCACATTATTTCAATCACTAATAAAAAGTACAAAACctgcaaaattatttttctttcaataaGAAGTAACACCAACCCAACAGAGTAGAAAACATGAAATAGTAAACTAAAAAGCTGTAAAGATAACTGCCCAACACCTAAACAAATGTTTGCACAATAAACTGATATAGGGTGCAAATAGCagataataatcaaaattaaaaccaaaaaatgacTAATACCTCAAGAGAATGGCCTAGCATGTGTTGCCTTAAATAAGCAGGCTTCTGGAAACTAGCACCGCATTCTTCACATGTATTCGACTTCGGCCCCTCACTTTCGCTTTCTTCATCAGAGTTTCCTTGTGTCATTTCATCCTAATTGAACGAAAAttaaagcaaataaaaaaacaaactataaGAGCTTGTCTTCAACATTCTCAACAGTCACATACAGACATACTCACTAATAAATCAGACAAACAACAATAAAGTTGAATCGGGTGGCAAAATATTTCCAGAATCAATATCAAGAATCTGAAAAAGAGCATCAAAGTACGAGGATTTGGGCAAAATTAATTAACCCAATACAGGGCTGGAAACGAGCCGACCTGAGCTTTGACGTTCAAGCCAGCTCGTTCAAAACTAGTCTAGTAGTAAGCTCGAGCCCGAGTCAAAAGCCCAAATAATCGAGCTCGAGCACACCTCACTTATTATCGACTTGTTcaagctcggttcatttactaCATGCCTCTATATAAGAGCCGAGCCTCTACAAACGAGCCAAACTTTTATAATCAAACCAAGTTACAGCTAACTCGAGCTctactcgtttactaaacgtgcctaaaactcgagcttgagccCATAACAAGCCGAGCCACGAGCTGCTTGCGAACAGGTCCGTAAATAAATCGTCGGCAGCCCTAAGTTTTCAGGCTACATATCAGTTGCTTCACATCCTACAACCTCGAAAACGAAACCCACATAAATACAGAAGTAACACAACGATATTGAAcccaaaaactgtttttttaatgACAAATGACTAAAGTTGAATAGGAAATCAAGTGACGTGTGGTAAATCAAATCATGAGACAAGTGAAGAGATAGATGTTGATGAAACCTGGTGGTGGGAGAGGAGGTGAGAGGCGATGAGGGACTTCTTGGAGCGACAGATCCCACAGTATTCGCAGTAGTATCGCCTTATGTCTCTGAATATCGGCTCTCTTCTCAAGCCTGCCTCCATCCccattgaagagagagagagagagagagagaggggcggcCAAAGTGGGAGAAATGAaacaaattagggtttcggCGTTTGGCGATGTCTACTAAAAATTCCCAAACGAGTTGGGCAGATGGATGGGCCGGAAAAGTTGCTGGGCCAGGTCCGGGTCGAATTTTCATTCGACTACTTGGAGTCTTGGACTAAATAAATGTTTGTTAAACGCATTTGGTATTATTTAGTAgttgctctctctttttttcataattttatatatatatatatatatatatatatatatatatatatatattacatcgTTCATctcagcaaagaaaatttaaaaaaattattaatgtagaccaaagttgaaaaaaagttGGACGATAAAATCACGACTCCTTTaactatctttttatcatttccTAAACCTTTGAcccaaatttaattaaaaataaagattaaaaaaatcaaaaatacttggtcaaaaatacccaaaaatttaGGGCAAAGAGGGCTTGTTAATTATGAATAATAAACCTGTCCGTTATAATAAAGGGATATAGGGCACGTAAAGGAATAAAGCTATTTGAGCTTGAATTCCCGTTCAACTTGTTAAAAAGTTTACTTCAGATCGTTTTGTACTTGGACACTTGTGAACACTAATTGCTCTGCCCATTCAACTAATGATGTTTAAAATTTCTAATTACTCGTGGTCCGCTATATAAATGTTTATTTAAGATCGACTCGCCTTGGTTGAGTGTGACTATATTTGTACAatttgttaaaattttaaaccaAACTTGAATAACCCAttgctcggctcgtttatcagCACAAGGAGCTGAAAACACTCGATGGCAGTTAACAAAGCATTGCATATAGGTGCGGCTTGCCTTCCTGGAAATGAAAACAGATGACACATGGTTTGTCTAATTAAGgaatcttttctttctttagcCCCCTTTTTTGGGTACAATAAGAACTTAAATAATACATATAGAAAGAGTTCGTGATGAATGCATCTTGAAAGTatacaaactctctctctctctctctctctctctctctctctctctctctctctctctctctctctctctctctctctctctcctcttattaagaaaaaatgaaaagtaatATCATATGTACTAAATTACAGAAAAATGAACAGCAGCtagttctctctctaaaatgtcATCACCTTTCTTCTGAGTTGAACTTGTTCCAAGCAGCCTGAAAGTTATGAGAGCCAATAAAGTCAATTATGGATGCAAATGTCTGTTGGTACTCCGCATAATTATATACCAGCGTAAACCTTGAgcctgtgtttggatcttgaatttgcaGTTTTTGGACAAAGAGAAAAGAATCAGAACAGATACTACCATGCAATGTTCCCTCTACAAATCGCTTCAGAAGTTCAAGATTCAAACACGACCTAAAGGAACAACCTATGACCAAAACTCTGACCAATAATATCTTCCATCTTGTTTTGGGTTTTCCCCGAAGCCCCAGACATCCTAATGGCTTCTTTTTGTCGAAGAAGTTATGCCTATCTTTCGAGAGaggctatgatgctcccaagtggtatgggagcatcatactcccaatgaattataTGCAatacttaccattcactaaggcaacacttaccattgtataaggcagaacttaccacacttgtgtggtaagttctgccttatacaatggtaagtgttgccttagtgaatggtaagtatTGCCTGTTCTGTGGTAAGTAATCCTCCGTTTTTTAGGTCAAAACCGcctcatttttaacaaaaccaccctattcttagtttttggttttgatctaagggctgtgatttatctattttcaatccaaggGCTGTAATttattgggagtatgatgctcccataccacttgggagcatcacagAAGTTTTGCTATATCTCCACATTGAAACTTTTGTTAAACACCACTTCTTATGCTCTTACCAAAATGGTTTTTGAATACGCACAGATACTAAAAATCATAAATCCTACGGTGGAGACcgttttcctttcttcttttaatttctttcgaACAGTTAATTCCTATAGGAGGTCATGAACGCTATTACGTGCAAACTTGAGGCAACTAGGGACCAAGAACGTAAGAGTAAATCTACACGGTGCTATAAAGCGGTCAAGATGCAATATTTGCAAGAGAATAGATACAGAGACTGCCATCCGCCATATTTGATCATGAGACCATGTACACACCTTTAGAAGATCAAAAACCTTCTCACATATGTACTTCTGCTGAATGGttgcacccctttgctgcaacTTATCAGGATGAACATGAAGAGTGGCTCTCCTGTAAGCTTTCTTTACCGCACTAGTTGTTACAATTTCTGTAAGGGAAACAGATTGCCAGCCGCTATTGGGCCCAAGGACCTGCAGACAAGGAAATACAGTTAACACCACTCCAATAATACGTCAACTCATTTCTTTGAAGATGAATTTCCATAATTATATTCAGTGCATAAATTTAAGCGTAAAATGAAGGTAGACAAAAGGTACAGCAAAATACTGACTCACTCTAGAAACCTAAGTAGGGAACGTACACAATACAGCAAAAGAATCCTGTTTAGATAGAAATATAGCCCTCACTTTCATAAAGTAGCACACAATTTGCTCTTCATTTAAGCCCTTATATCAAGGCACTTTATTTCATGAATGTGACATTAAGCACTTGTAGAGGGTAGTATTCTACAATCTTATACTGAAGTTTTATAGTCCCCTTTGGTAGGGCAATAGGCATTCCCAGGTAAGGCAGCTAATTATTGTCCTGCGTTCAGTATGGCTATAGAATCTCTTTCTAAAGGTGATTTGAACATTGAGAACAATGCAAAGCAACAAATTCTTCTGTAAagacgataaaaaaaatagtcagAAAATAGAGGACAATACGTAGTTACGTACATATTGTAGAGTAGAAAGCAGTGCCCGCAAATTCCCTTCCTTTCCACTTGACCATCTCTTAACTTCAGCATCCAGAGTTTCTGCAAATCTCTGCAATCACAAATAGATAAAGGACACTAAGAATATGCATGCATTTTTTGCTAACTTCAGAATCTCCAGAAAAAGTAAAGTAGAATAGATAAGTACATTTCTCTCAGCTTGCTCTTTCTGAGCAAGAAGATCACGCCTATTCTTTTCCGCGAGAGCTTTTGCCTGGAAAAGATAAGGGAAAAGCATGAAGCATTTGTATGACAGGTCACAAACTTGTTCGAAACATGAACAGACATAACATTCATACCGCTCGTTCCATGCTTCTTTGGTTTCTCTCTAACCTTGCCTTACACCTCTCAGCTGATTCACCAACACTTTCATCCAATTTCTGTGTGTCCTGCAGAAAATGCAATCATTATCCATCGCAGGCAACTAAGAGCGTCTCCAATAGTTTAAGCCATTTCATGACTTGCTACAGTgctatttcttccattttcggCAAAGCTACTCAAGTGGTATCATAGCCATTTTTCCATGTAGCACGTCGCAAACATGAGATGGCAAATTTGGCTTCCGAAATAGCAAAAAGTCATTTTAGCTTGTAAATTGGCACGCCACTAGAGTAGATAATTTGGCAACACTCGCGTTGGCAAAGAGATTAGAGAAATGGCTTTCTATTGGACATGCTCTGAAGGTTTTCTTCTGTGCATGCACaagaatattaaaaaataaacaagcaaAAGCGATACTcacagaagaagaagagctcTGCCTCATTCCACTCTCTCTGAAAGCACCAGAAACCTTCTCAGCGATACATCTCTCTGCCTGTTCTTTCACTCCAGAGGTAGCCTTCTGTGATAATGCTTTCTCTAGGGCCCGCTCCCTAGCCTCTGCAGTTGCTCTCTCTACTGCAGCGCGTTCTGATCTAAGTTTAGCTTCCATGGAAGCTTTCTCAGCTGATGACTTAGTTGCTGCAGATGCCTTCTCAGCCTTTTCTCTGGCCTCAGCCATTACTCTTTTTCGCACTTCAGCAGTTGCTTTTTCCACGGCAGTCCTTTCTGCCCTTTCTCTGGCTTCAGCAAATGCCCTCTCGCGAGCTTCACGGATTGCTCTTTCAACAGCCATTCtatccttttctctctccctttccctcTTGTTCGCCTCATCCACTTTCCTGAGGTATTCTTTTTTCACTTCTTTTCGTTCAACTTCTTTGGTTTCCTTCTCTTCAACTGTATGGGTTTTAGCAAGATTATCCACATTCTTATCTGTAATTGGGTTTGTCTTGATATCTTCATCTATTCTTATTGTTTTCTCTTCCCCTCTGTATATACTAGGTGGTTGAGATGTTTCTGTTTTCCTCCCTGTTTCAAACCATTGTTTCCTGACTCTTCTCTCATGAGCTGTGTCTAAATTACTTTTGGTAACTTCATCAATAATTGGGTCTGTCTTGATATCTTCATCCATTCCTGTTGTTTTGTCCTCCCCCTCGAATACACTCGGTGGTTGAGATGGTTCCCTTTTCTTCCCCGTTTCAAACCATTGTTTTCTGACTCTTCTCACATAAGCTGTATCAAAAGTACTCTTGACTTCTTCTGGATCAAAGACTAGTTTTTCATCAACTTCTTTCTCATCTTCTACTGATGAATCACACGCCAATATCTTAATACCACTTCGCAAACTGGAGTTTAACTCAGATTCCTTTTCATTCTGGTCTGTTTGTTTAGCTCCATAACTCATGTCAGTTAAGCCAATATTTTCTGGACTGTGATTGAAAAGAAGAGCCTCAGAGCAGTCTTTTGTCTTGTTTTCGATCTCAATGTGTTCAGCGGCATCTCCAACAAGGCCACCTGAATTACAGCTCTCTTTTTCCCCCACCTCATATGCCATTTCAGTTGCTTCCAAAACATTTTCATCCAATGCGATTTCCCCAGAAGATTCGGTGACATCTGACATTCTGTCATTATCTTCAAAAGACAAATCATAATCATCTTTTATATCTCTATGGACCTCTTCACTCTCACCTACTGCCGACTTACAGTCATTAACAGGTGCATCAAAATTCATCGTCTCCTCAACAGCCTCCTGATAAACTTCCATCGTCTCATTACCTTCAGTCTCTCTCTGTATGCTTTCAGTGTCTTCATTTTCATCAACCAATATGTCCATTCCCCCCAAATCACTGTCATCTTCTTGTTTCTCCTCACATTCTTCTCCATCATTACAGGCATCAATAGTTGCATCAAGATTCATTGTCTCCTCAACAGCCTCCTTATAAACTTCCATCGTCTCATTACCTTCAGTCTCTCTCTGTATGCTTTCAGtgtcttcatcttcatcaaccAATATGTCATTGAAACTCTTGTTGCTGATGTCCAGATCACGAGACTTGTCCGAACTCCTCTCATTGTCATTTCCTTCATGGGCATCATGTTGTTTCTTCTCAATGCTTTCCGCCTCAAAGGCCTCTTCATAACCTCCCCACAAACCAGATGCTTCTAGTCCTTCatcaaatttgttttgttcACAACTCTTTCTTAGCCCATGTCCACTTTCTTCCTCGTGAATATCGTTCAAcaatttcttattttgttccTCGTCCAAAACGTCTTTTAgtttcttctcattttccatGCACCCCTGGGCTTCATCCTGTCCCTCCTCATTATTATTCACCTTCACCCCCTGCGAGTCAAACTCCTCATTCTCCTTGAGGCCCAAAAACTCTTCCAACTGTATCTCATTTTGTTCCTCTTCGAAAATGTCTTCCagtttcctctcattttccatGCATCTCAGGGGTTCATCAAGTCCCACCTCATTATTATTCGCCTTCACCCCTTGGGGCTCGGACTCAAACTCCTCATCCTCCTTGAGGTCCATAAACTCTTCCAACAACTTCTCATTTTGTTCCTCTCCCAAAATGTCTTCATATTTCCTCTCATTTCCCATGCACGCCTGGGCTTCATCAAGTCCCTCATTAGTATTCGCCTTCACCCCTTGGGACTGAAACTCCTCATTCTCCTCAACATCCAAAAACTCTTCCAACAACTTCTCATTTTGTTCCTCTCCAATAATTTCTTCTagtttcctttcattttccatgCACTCCTGGGCTTCATCAAGTCCCTCCTCATTATTATCTGCAGTCACCCCCTGGGACTCAAAGTCCTCATTCTCCTTGAGATCAAAAAACTCTTCCAACTTCTCATCTTGAACCTCCACAAAAATGTCTTCTAGATTCTTCTCATTTTCCATGCACTCCCGACCTTCGTCAAGTCCCTCCTCATCATCACTTTCCCTGTCCCCCATGGACTGAAACTCCTCATTCTCCTTTGGCTCCAAAAACTCCTCGAATTCATTCTCACATTTTTCCGGCGCCTTGGAAGCTTTTTCCTCTTCCCCTGTTTCTTCATCTACCCGGGCAACTCCTGGTTTATCATTGTCCTCCTGCTCCTGAACCTCTTGAACAGCATCTAACCTATCACCATGCTGGTCCAAAACTCGCGTCTCTTTAATTGTATTTAATTTGACTTCTAAATCCTCCAGCTCCCGAGCTTCTTCATCCACTTTCTTGCCACTTCCATCCAGCTGCTCCAagatttctttctctgtttcCATCTCCTTCCTCCAGCATTCATGTGTATCTACAGCTTCAATAATGCTGTTTCTGCTGCCTGCATGCTCACAAGACAAAGGTGCAGTTCTGCACTCACCTCTGGTTGCCATTCCCGAAATCTGTCTCACTGCTCCACAAGCTTCGGCCGATACAAATTTGTTTCCATTTGTATCTCGTGCAACCTCCTTAATAAGGGAGATCTCCTCTACCTGTTTGCTGTCAGGAGCTACTTTGCCACTTCTCCGTGCTTTCTCCCTTTCTGACTTGGAGAAAACTTGAAAGACAATGTCATCATATTCACTCATTTCCTTAGCATTCTTCTCTCTAAATCTGGTTTCTCCAACGGCAAATTTATCATCCCTTCTGTTATTGGTATCTAAGCCATCCTTGGAACTTGGCTTTGAAAACCTTTGAGTACTATCCTTCTTCCGTTCCATAAATTCTTTAGCAATTCTTATACTAGCTTGTGCCGTCTCAAGTGCTTTTCTCAAAGCGGCTGCAGATGCAGCTGCGGCTGAATTTACATCTAACTCCTCATCCGAAAATGATGGTGAACAGTAACCAGGACCAGCTTGGGAAGCATCACTTTTAGGACCCTTGGAGTTTAAATCAATTGACCTCGTTGGCACACTCTTATTACTGGTTAAGTTAGCAGACACACCTGAAGGTGATGACATCTTAGAGGAATGTGTATTGGGTTCATTAGCACCAAATGACTTATCTACTGAAGACGAATACAACTCATACTTACTCGATTGACTTTCAAATATTCCAGTAGCATCAGAAGAATGTGAATATGCAGCATTCGAATAAATTTTTGTCGGAGatgtcacatcaacttttgtcGGGGGTCCATATTtatctccttctttcttctgGACAGGAGGATTTTCCTCAATGAAACAAGTAAATCCAGGAACAGCACGGAGTTGAGTTATACGTGTTGTCCCATTTTTCCCATTGTTGCTTTTTTGGCTGCTTTTATGATAAGACATATTAAACTGCTTCAGACCCGCAAATGACTGATTAGGAGCTTCATTTTGGAAAGCTTCATCCCTATAACGATCTAATTGATCCGTCCCATCAGAATGAGATACTTTTTTGGCAGGAGCCCTGCACAAACAACAATAACGAAATTCAACAACCCAGATTCCATGTGCTATTCAATGAGGGAGAAAAACTTCATAGCGCAGTGACAAAACCACAATAAGCAAAATCAAGTGCTACGTATCacaaatggggaaaaaaaaagtgtcatcAGAAAAAATCCAGAGAGGTCTCAATTCCTCCCAATTTCCAAGTTGGTGGTATTTTTGAACAAGCTACACCGACGACAACACGACCAAATTAATAAAGAGAAGGAAAGTTCAATACACAAGAAAGTCACAGGAATCACAATTTAAATCAAGTGAATCATAACGGGCCAGATAGGAGGATCCACTCTGCATTTGTCCCTCCCCCCTTTCTCCCTGCTATCTTGGGATTATTAAGACAAAGGCTACATTCACTTAACAAGATATTGGTGCAGGAAAATTGTTCCTAAGAAACTTTTAGTGAAGTGAAGTATTCCCTTCATGCATTCAATTGAAACTAATGCCAGTTAAAGGTTGAAAAGCACTCGTTAACTTATCAGAAAGTTTTGTGGAAAAGTTGCAAAGCAGTAGTTTAATTGTGTGAGAAACTAGTGCAAGAACAAGAACTTTTTGCAGGTTTAAGGGAAAACTAATCCTAGTGGAAAAGTTAAAGATGTGGATCCCACAACTTTCTCGCCAACTGAACATGTAAAATAGCCGGGAAAGTTAAACGTTCATGTACtttcctttcatttcctttcctAGCAACTGGAAAAGGCCTAACTATTTTTTCCAGTAATTTAACTAAGGGTCGAATCTCGCACCAGATTCAAACCTCCAATCAGATTTTCCAAGGTAAAAGTACCACTGCAGCAAAAACTACTTTCTCGAATCCTTCCCTCACCCAGCTCTTTGTCGGCATCTCACAGTAAAGCCAAATCCGCACTCCTTTGTCAGTTTTTAATTTCTCACTTTAGCAACAAACAAGCAATAATTCCAAATCCATGTCAGTTATCTCCGGCTAGTGGTCCTTAAATCGGATAATGAAGCACTAACTATCGATAAATTCCTGCATGGCTTCTTTAAACGTTCCCATTTCCGGTTTCCAACCACCACGTGGGCAACGTTTAGGATTCGTAAGCAATTTTTGTGCAATCTAGACGCCGAATCTTAggcaattttttcctttcaactCAACTCAACTAATAAGCAGCATTATATATGCTGACTTGAGCACATAAGTCTTGTCTACCGAATCCACCTGCACAAACTAACTAATTATACCTTGTGGATTCATCTATGGAAAAACCGCATCAACCATCCAAAGTAACTACTTATTGAAATTTGAGGGAAATCTAATCCCAGTGGGATTTTAAAGATGTGGGTCCCGCAACTGTCCCGGAACTTATGAAATCACAAGGAAAGTTAAATGTTCCCGTACTTTCCTTTCCTAGCAACTGAATGGGGCCTAACTATTTCTTCCAGTAATTTGACTAGGGGCAGAATCTCGCACCAGATTCAAACCTCCAATCAGATTTTCCAAGCGCAGTAAAAGTGCCACTGCAGCAAAAACTACAACCTCCCTCCACCAGCCCTTTGTCGGCATCCCACAGCAATGCCAAATCCGCACTCCTTTGtcagtttttaaattttcactTTGGCAACAACAAAGCAGTAATTCCGAATCCAAGTCAGTTATCTCCGGTTAGTGGTCCTTAAATCAGATCATAAAATACTATCTATCAACAAATTCCTGCATGGCTTCTTTAAACCTTCCCATTTCCGGTTATCAACCACCACGTGGGTAATGTTTGGGATCCGAAAGCAATTTTTGTGCAATCTAGACTCCGAATCTTAGGTAATTCATTCCTTTCAACGCAACTAATGACAGTCTTGTCTAACAAATCCAGCTGCGCAAACTAACTAATTataccttattgattcatctaTGGTAAAACTGCAAGTAACTAATTATTGAAATTTTAGA
The sequence above is drawn from the Rhododendron vialii isolate Sample 1 chromosome 6a, ASM3025357v1 genome and encodes:
- the LOC131331006 gene encoding auxilin-like protein 1 isoform X3 encodes the protein MESLSRQLHRKKLPSANSTGSAAGYDARNGYDGVFAGGRGAQRFGGAQPRHASRIEDYGEIFGGSRGSSIPILDVSALGEARVSASKLDYSAIFEGFRDGGDLGASYEEMFAKPNGARNFSAGARAPAKKVSHSDGTDQLDRYRDEAFQNEAPNQSFAGLKQFNMSYHKSSQKSNNGKNGTTRITQLRAVPGFTCFIEENPPVQKKEGDKYGPPTKVDVTSPTKIYSNAAYSHSSDATGIFESQSSVSANLTSNKSVPTRSIDLNSKGPKSDASQAGPGYCSPSFSDEELDVNSAAAASAAALRKALETAQASIRIAKEFMERKKDSTQRFSKPSSKDGLDTNNRRDDKFAVGETRFREKNAKEMSEYDDIVFQVFSKSEREKARRSGKVAPDSKQVEEISLIKEVARDTNGNKFVSAEACGAVRQISGMATRGECRTAPLSCEHAGSRNSIIEAVDTHECWRKEMETEKEILEQLDGSGKKVDEEARELEDLEVKLNTIKETRVLDQHGDRLDAVQEVQEQEDNDKPGVARVDEETGEEEKASKAPEKCENEFEEFLEPKENEEFQSMGDRESDDEEGLDEGRECMENEKNLEDIFVEVQDEKLEEFFDLKENEDFESQGVTADNNEEGLDEAQECMENERKLEEIIGEEQNEKLLEEFLDVEENEEFQSQGVKANTNEGLDEAQACMGNERKYEDILGEEQNEKLLEEFMDLKEDEEFESEPQGVKANNNEVGLDEPLRCMENERKLEDIFEEEQNEIQLEEFLGLKENEEFDSQGVKVNNNEEGQDEAQGCMENEKKLKDVLDEEQNKKLLNDIHEEESGHGLRKSCEQNKFDEGLEASGLWGGYEEAFEAESIEKKQHDAHEGNDNERSSDKSRDLDISNKSFNDILVDEDEDTESIQRETEGNETMEVYKEAVEETMNLDATIDACNDGEECEEKQEDDSDLGGMDILVDENEDTESIQRETEGNETMEVYQEAVEETMNFDAPVNDCKSAVGESEEVHRDIKDDYDLSFEDNDRMSDVTESSGEIALDENVLEATEMAYEVGEKESCNSGGLVGDAAEHIEIENKTKDCSEALLFNHSPENIGLTDMSYGAKQTDQNEKESELNSSLRSGIKILACDSSVEDEKEVDEKLVFDPEEVKSTFDTAYVRRVRKQWFETGKKREPSQPPSVFEGEDKTTGMDEDIKTDPIIDEVTKSNLDTAHERRVRKQWFETGRKTETSQPPSIYRGEEKTIRIDEDIKTNPITDKNVDNLAKTHTVEEKETKEVERKEVKKEYLRKVDEANKREREREKDRMAVERAIREARERAFAEARERAERTAVEKATAEVRKRVMAEAREKAEKASAATKSSAEKASMEAKLRSERAAVERATAEARERALEKALSQKATSGVKEQAERCIAEKVSGAFRESGMRQSSSSSDTQKLDESVGESAERCKARLERNQRSMERAAKALAEKNRRDLLAQKEQAERNRFAETLDAEVKRWSSGKEGNLRALLSTLQYVLGPNSGWQSVSLTEIVTTSAVKKAYRRATLHVHPDKLQQRGATIQQKYICEKVFDLLKAAWNKFNSEER